The following DNA comes from Sphingopyxis sp. BSN-002.
CAATTAGGGGCGAGTTAACTGGGAAGCTCCTAGGTTATCCGATCTCAACGTCAGAGCTTCGTATCGAAACGCCAGAGACGTTGCGCCCCCTTGGACCACGGCTAACCTGCAGAACAACATCCAACGTCGTGCGAACGTATGCAAGAATATCGTCGCGCTTAAGCGTCGAGCCGCCCTCAAGCACGAGCAATGCAAGCTGCTCGAATGCGCGCTCAACGCTATCAGCATGTATTGTCGTCATAGATCCCGGATGCCCCGTGTTGACCGCGCGGAGGAAAGCAAAAGCCTCTGGCCCCCGCAGCTCACCAAGAATGATCCGATCGGGCCGCATGCGAAGAGACGCCGATACCAAATCGTTGGCTGTCACATCCGCTTCGCCGAGCGCGCTCCGCGCCGCGATCAGCTCAACCGCATTCTCATGCTTCAATCGGATCTCGGGCGTATCTTCGATAAGGATCAACCGCTCGTCGGCCGGAATCTCCCGGATCAGCGCATTGAGGAAGGTCGTCTTCCCCGAAGAGGTCCCGCCCGAGATCAATATATTGAGCCGACCCCTTACAGCCTCACGCAGCGCGGCTCCGATATCCCCTTCGTCAACCAGCCCCCGAACTCTTTCAAGCGCCGCCAACGATACTCCCTCTCCCTTCAGGACATTGCGAAAGGCATCGGCGGACACATAATCATCAAGTGTGAGATCGGCCGATACATGCTTGCGGATCGCGACTGCGAATTCACCGCGCGTCGCCGGCGGCGCTACGATCTGAATGCGTGAACCGTCCGGAAGGCTTGCCGACAGCAGTGGATGCTCGCGGCTGATGCCCTGATGACTTAGCGCAGCGACCTGCCGCGCGAGCCGGGGAAGCAGGGCGGCATCGAGTTCCGGGGCCTCATGTCGCTCGATCTGGCCTCCGAGAGATTCCAGCCAGACCTCGCCGGGTCGATTGATATAAATGTCGGTCACATCCTCGCGGTCCAGCGCAAAGCCGAGCGGAGCGAGATAGCTCTGCAGGTAGACACGATCTGCGAGCGCCGTCATCGCCGAACCTCAACCGTCGTGAAATCAAGATCGCGGGCGACGAACACGCTGATGCTCGTTCCCTGACGTACGCTGAGCGTGGGCGGAATTTGCGTCGCCGGCGTCGACGTTGCTGCTCCTGGGAATGATCCGGGAAGCGCAACCACCACCGAGTCCCCTACCGACCGCGCAGCGAGATTGCCGCCAATCAGCATCGCTGTCTGGAGGATCGATCCGGCGAAACGTTCGAAGAAGTGGCTGTCGACCTTGGCACGAATGCCGCCGACGCCGACAGGGTCGGTGGTCGGAGAACCGATCGCGATCGTCACGCCGTCGGGACGAATAAGCCGGGTCCAGGTGACAAACGCGCGTTTCTGCCCTTGCGCAGTCTCCGACTTATATTCACCGATCAAGCGGCTGCCCCGTGGGATAAGGACGCGGGTGCCGTCGAAGCCGTAAACATCGCGCTGCACCAACGCTCTCGCAAACCCCGAACCCGTCGAATTGAATGCCGTCTCCAGCACGGCAGGAATGAGCGTGCCCTGCGGAACGGTAGTCGCCCGGTCGGACATAGCCCCTGCCCTGCTCCGCCCGGCAATGTCGCTGCCAGCTGAAGACAGCTCGCCGCCCGATGCAGCCGAGGCGCGGTCGCCCGATGCCGGCTGGGAATTATCCATCACCAGGATCGCGCCGCTAACCGTTCGCGGCGGAGCGACCGGCGGCGGCGGCGCATAGGAAATCGGAGGCGGGCCGAGCGGCACGGGCGACGACGGCGGCGATGCGGGGATCGGTCGAACCTCGGGGACCCGAGGCGTGGGAGCGATGCCGGGAACCGGCAAAATCGGCACGGCCATCGCCGGCGGCAACGACGGCGGGATGTAGAGCGGCGGCGGCGCGTCGGAGACGGCAGCGAGGTCAGCGCGCGCGGGACGCACCGCCGGCGCGGCCAGCGACCGTCGCCGCGCATCGAGGATCGAAAACAGGATGATCGCCGCGACGACAGCCCCGATCACGATCGCAGTCGTAGACAGCCCGGCAGATGGCTTTGCCACGCGCGGCAGCGCCCCACGCTCAATCGCGCCCGTCGATTCCGCGGGGTCGTTGACGGGCTCGGTCATCGGGCCTTGTCCTTCGGGATATAGCGTTTCGCACGCGCCGTCTTCTGATCGATACGAAACAGGAGCTGCTGGTGAACGCTGTCGATGACATAGAGGCCGCCGCGCATGTTGCCGTTGGCGAGCCTTTCGCGGCCATATTCGTCGATGATGAAAGCGGCAGGGAGCGGAGTGTCGGCCGGCCAATCGATGTAAGTCTTGGTGCCATCGTCATGAATCGCGACCGGCCAAAGCGCCCTGGTTCCGCTCAGCCGATAGCTCCCAACCGGCTCGCCCATCGCGCTGAGCCCGCCTAGTACCGCATCAGCCGTATCGGCGGGATAATTGAACCTCACCTCGTATGGCGGCGAGCCATAAGCGACCGGAACCAGATCAAACGCGTAGAAGCGGGCACTGGTGATCACGGTCATGTTGGTGCTGATGCCATCCTGCGTCGGCCGCACGAACAGCATGTTGCCGCCTTGGCTCGTCACGACCTGCCAGGCACCGCTATCGCCGAGCGCGACATTCTGGATGCGTTCGTCGGGGGCAAGCGCGATCAGGACCTGGTAGCCCGGCGCACCTTCGATCTGGACGACCTGGTCACGGCGATAATCGACCACTTGCATCCGCTGATCGCCCCCGCTCGGCTGCGGACGCACCTGCGCCTGCGCCCCGGTCGCAAACAGCATCAACAGGAGGCCGAGCGACCGAGCTATCATGGGCGGGCGAGTCCCGAAGCTGCTGCGCTTGTCGTCCGCGGGTCGGCGACAACCGTTGCGGCAGCCGGCGCGGTCACGGCAGCGGGTTCGGGCACAGCCAAGGCTTCGGCGCTCTTCCGGTAGCTCGTTACCTTGAACCCGAGCGGGTTTATCATCCGGTCGGCAGCACTCATCGGCTCGCCGCTGTAGCTGAACCGCGCCACCGTCACCCACGGCTCGGCGGGATAGACATGGCCGTTCGCATCGCGCCGCCGCGTGTCGTAGCGGATCATCGCTGTGCCCTCGCTGAGCGGCGTGACGCTTTTTACTTCGACATCGATGAGCGATGAGCGGGGCAAGCGCACGAGCGGGCTTTCCGGATTGGAGACCTGGATTTCGGAGAGATAATCCTCGCGCGCCGCGCCGTCAGACCAGAGCGCGACCTTTCGATAGTCATTCTGCAACAGGTCGATATCGAACCCTTCGCGCGCGATCACATATTGGACCAGGAACGACTGGGTGAGTGCACGATCACGCGAGATCGTCTGCGGCTCGAGCGGCTTCAGTTGCTGCACGAAGCCGGTTTGCCGATCAACGAGCAGGGTGTATGGCTCGACCGTCTTGAGCGGGGTCAAGAATAGCAGCGCGAGCGCCTCGAATACCGCAACCGTCGCCGCAGCACCTGCAACCCACCAAGCCGTGCGTCGCGAGCTCCGCAGTGCGTCAGTGCGATCCTTTGCCCAGCTATCCGCTTCGGCATAATAGGCATCGAGCGCCTCCTCGGCAGACTTCTTCATAGACGCTTATCCCTGGCAATCGCGCGGCTGGATATTCTTTGGCGGGTTCGGCGGCCTGCAGAGGAGAGAGCCTCTCGCCGATCGTACCGTTCTCCGGCATCGCTTCGGCCCGCACTGCGCGCGATATGAAGAGCCCGCGAGCCTCCGCCCGCGTCGGCAGCCGCAGCCTCACGGCGCTCGTTGATGGCGACCGCATCGGCAATCGCCGCCGCGCGCGAGCGACTTTCGATCGGTGGATGCGCGGCCGTTGCGGGCCGCGAAGCCTCGCTTCTCCCACGCTGATCTTCCTGCCAGCTAGCGGGAAAAGCCTTCAGCCAAGCCGGGATCCGCAGGCTCATGGCAATCCGCGCGGTCAGCCAGGTCACGCCGGCCAGCGCAATGGCGAAGATCGTGGTGGCAGCAAGCAACTGCGCCGGCGCTCCCATGACGTCGAGTTCACCGGCGCGCCTTGCGAGAAGCTCCGCGAGCCAAGGCTCCATAAAGGCGAGTTCGAGACCGAGCGTGACCGCGATGGCCAAGCTTCCAAGGGCCGTGCCCAGGATCGCCTTAAGCCAGCCCTCGAACAATCCGCGCGTGCCATCGAACAGCAGGAAAGCAGCGAACAGCGGCGCGAGCGCGAGGAGCAAAGCAGCGGCGATCCGTACGATCGCAAACGCTCCGACAGTCGAGACCAGGAAAATGACCCGCGAAAATCCGAGCGCAAAATTGTCGAAGCCAAGGAAGGGCGACGGAGCTACTGAAGGGATCAGTGGGCGGCCATCCGGGCCCATTGGCGGCGCGCCCACGCCATCGATCGCCAGAATCTTGAGCGCCTGGTCGACGGCGTCAACGCGCGCGACCAGCCCACCCCCACTCCCCGGCAAGTTGGTCGGGGCGCCGATCGCCGAAACCAGTTCAGCCGGCGAATGCAGAATAATATTGTATACGATGGCCTGGTATGCCGGCCAGCTCGTCGCAAGGACCAATACGACGCCGATCTTGACGAAGGTCAGCACCCCTTCGCGGATCGTCGGTGTCTGCCCGAACAGCATCCGGTAGCCGATGAAAGCTATCAGCAGCGTCGTCATGCCGGTCAGCAGGATCGATGCGGTCGAGCCCGGTGCAGCCAGCGCCTTGTAGCCCTCGGCGCCAAGCAGCTGTGCCTGGCAATCAAGGAAGCGGATCGCGCTCGGCGCGAAACTCTCGGGGCTCGGGATGCTATCGCAGATCGACGCCATCACGCGCGCTCCATCAGCGGCGCATACCAACCCTCGGGCGCGTCGCCATGCTCCGCCCGCAGCTCGTCGAGGATGCGGACGGTCCGCTCGCGTCCCGAGAGGATCGTTAGCAGCTCGCGCTCGCCGGTCATGTCGAGACGAACGACCACGCTCTCGTTTCCATGCTTGACGAGGAAGCAGTGCGCGCTGTCCGGAAGCGAACGCACCAACTCATATTCGTGCGGCGTCAGACCGAACCCGTCGACATAGTCGTCGGCACGCGCCTTGGGGTTCGCCATGAAGATTTGCGTTGCGGCCTGCTCGATGATCGCGCTGGCAATCCGGCTCTCAAGCGCATCCTGCGCACTTTGCGTGGCAAAGCCGACGATGCCGTTGCGCTTGCGGATCGTCTTTTCCCAATCCTTGATCCGGCGCACGAACACATCGTCGTCGAGCGCCTTCCAGCCCTCGTCCACCACGATAATCGCCGGGCTCCCGTCGAGGCGTTCCTCGACTCGGTGGAAGAGATACATCATCGCCGGCGTCCGCACCGCCGGATCGTCGAGGATCTGGGTCATGTCGAACCCGACCGACCGGGCCGACAGGTCTGTCTCATCCACCTCGTTGTCGAAGAGCCAGCCTCGTTCGCCCTCGCCCCACCAGGGCCGGAGGCGCGACCAGAGATCTTCGGCATGGGGTCGATGCCCGCCACGGAACAGCTCGACGATGTGGCGCAGCCGTCTATGATGCGGCGGCTGCGCATAGTTGGCGTCGATCGCATCCTTGATCTGCCCAAGCTCCTCGACGTCGGCGCCGCCTGCAAGGAGCGCGAGCCAGTCGATCAGGAACTGGCGATTGGCGGCATTGTCCTCGAGTTGCAGCGGGTTGAGGCCGGACGGCGTGCCGGGGCGCAGAACGTCGTAGCGTCCACCGATTGCGCGGATGAATAACTCGCCGCCGCGGTCCTTGTCGAAGAAGACGATCCGGGGGTCGAACTTGCGTGCCTGCGCAAGCAGGAAGTTGAGCGCGACGGTCTTGCCAGATCCCGAGGGCCCGATGACCGTGAAATTGCCAAGATCACCTTGGTGGAAGTTGAAGAAATAGGGCCCTGCAGCGGTCGTCTCGAGCAGCGTCACCGCCTCGCCCCAATGATTGCCTCGCGCTTGGCCGAGCGCGAAATTATGTCCGCTCGCCAGTCCCGCGAAATTGCCCGTCGAGACCAGGCCGCGGCGCGCGATATATTTGAAGTTGCCAGGGAACTGCGCCCAGAAGGCCGGCTCTAGGGCAATCTCCTCCCGCACCGCGATGATACCTAGATCAGCAAGTGCTGCCTGTACCTCGGCAACGCCCGCATCGACTTCTTCCAGCGAGGAACCGCGGATAGTGATCGTCATATGATGCTCGCCGAACCCCGAACGGCCAGCCGCCACTTCGTCCTTGGCGTTCGAGAGTTCGGACCGCAGGCTGAGCGCTTCGTCTTCCGCCGATCGCATCCGGCGAAGGGTGAGGTTCATCCGGCCGAGCGCGGCCTGGCGTTCGATGAAGCCGAAGGATTGCGAGACGGTAAGCTCGAAAGGCAGACGATAGAGTTCATCGAACATGCCCGGGCTGGTCTGCCCGGGATAATCCTTGATCGAGACTATACCGACATAGCCACGGTCAGCGCGGCCCGCGGGCGCAAGCTCGATTGCTTCCTGCCCGAAGCTGATACGGCGATCGGGTAGATAGGCACCGGCATCCTGCGTCGGCAGCAGAATGGGGCGATCTTCGCCATTGTAGAGCGTCGACAGAAACTCGAGCGGTTCGGAGCAAGGTCCAGCTTCGCTATCGTAGACTTTGAGGAGCGTCGGCTCGTAGCTGCCGAGCGCAGCCATCAAGGCCTCGCGCGCTGCATCGAGTTGACGAAGATCCTGCGCAGCCACTTCGACCGGCGAACTCGTGCGGCTAAGCTTGTCGCGCAGACTGTCGAGAAGCCCGACGCGACCTTGCAGTGGGCGGCGGATTAGCGTGAGATAAAGATCATTGACGAACAGCTCGCGCCGGTCGAGCCGTTTCTGCCAGGCGGCGTCAAGCTTCGCCGAAAAGGCATCGTCGAACTTGCCGTCCAGACCGACCTCGACCCGGCGGCGCACGATATGATGGTAGAGTGCGAAGCGCGAGGAGCCGATCGCCTGCAACATGGCGTCGCGCAGGCGCTTGCGATAATTGATCTCTTCGGTGTCCGCGGTCTCAAAGAGGAGGCCGCGCATGGCAATGAACTGCATCAGCAGGCCATCGCGCGTGGCGACCGTATGTCCGTCGACATGGTGGCTGTACGGCAGATGCTTGCCCGCCGGCGCCTCCCTTGCCACCACTTTCGGAGAGGATGTCAGGGCCGGTAGGAGTTGCATTGCCAGATCGAGTGATTGCGCACGCGTGGACAGCGACCGACCTTGGCAAGCCATAGATCGAAGAAACGGGGTTCGCGTAGGCAAAGCAGCACGCCCGCGAAATGGATGATCAGCGCGATCACCAGCGCCCAGATCGATTTAAAGACCAGGAAGAGCTCGGTCGCGATTACCGCGTTGGCGACGAAATAGCTGTAGGTTACGCCCGCAAACATCTGCGGCCGCGTCAACGCGACGAATACGGCGTCCCGTTCGACCCCGTTCATGCCCCTAACGACCGAGGTTGGCGGTGGACTGGATGCCTGCGACAATGCTCGCGGCGCCGAACAGGATGAAGCAGCCCACGATCACCGTCGCCCCGTAGCGCCAGTTGATCCGTCCGGTCAGCATCAGGAAGCCGACCGTCGCGACTGCAATGACCGCCACGACCGTCGCGACTGTCCCGAGAAGCGTACCTTCAAGCCAACGAACCGCGGAAACCAAAACGCCCGAACCCGCGGGATCGGCAAGCTCTTGCGCCTGCGCCGTTGCTGCATGGAAAAGGCCGGCCATGAAACCTGCCAGCCCGGCAATTCTTGTTCTCAGACCCACCTGTTACCCCGCGTCCCAATCGATTCTTGCGTTTAACCGCCGAGCAGGGATAGCCCGCTGCGCGCGAGGCTGCCAAGTCGATTTTGATCCATTGCCGCCACTTTGGTTGCTTGGCGCTGGTAGCCTATCACGTTTTGATTTCGACGAAAAATTTGCTTACTGATAATGGATGGATTCCCCGACGATGCCTCTCACCGAGCCGCCGACACACAGCCCTATCGCGGAAGGCATGATGTGGGCGCAAGGTGCCGCCTTGGGATCGACTGCGACCATGTTCGCCGTGATCGCGGTCGCGGCGATCGGCCTGCTTATGCTTTCGGGAAGGCTGGAACTGCGACGAGGCATCACCGTTGTAGTCGGCTGCTTCATCCTTTTCGGGG
Coding sequences within:
- the virB11 gene encoding P-type DNA transfer ATPase VirB11, with protein sequence MTALADRVYLQSYLAPLGFALDREDVTDIYINRPGEVWLESLGGQIERHEAPELDAALLPRLARQVAALSHQGISREHPLLSASLPDGSRIQIVAPPATRGEFAVAIRKHVSADLTLDDYVSADAFRNVLKGEGVSLAALERVRGLVDEGDIGAALREAVRGRLNILISGGTSSGKTTFLNALIREIPADERLILIEDTPEIRLKHENAVELIAARSALGEADVTANDLVSASLRMRPDRIILGELRGPEAFAFLRAVNTGHPGSMTTIHADSVERAFEQLALLVLEGGSTLKRDDILAYVRTTLDVVLQVSRGPRGRNVSGVSIRSSDVEIG
- a CDS encoding TrbI/VirB10 family protein; the encoded protein is MTEPVNDPAESTGAIERGALPRVAKPSAGLSTTAIVIGAVVAAIILFSILDARRRSLAAPAVRPARADLAAVSDAPPPLYIPPSLPPAMAVPILPVPGIAPTPRVPEVRPIPASPPSSPVPLGPPPISYAPPPPVAPPRTVSGAILVMDNSQPASGDRASAASGGELSSAGSDIAGRSRAGAMSDRATTVPQGTLIPAVLETAFNSTGSGFARALVQRDVYGFDGTRVLIPRGSRLIGEYKSETAQGQKRAFVTWTRLIRPDGVTIAIGSPTTDPVGVGGIRAKVDSHFFERFAGSILQTAMLIGGNLAARSVGDSVVVALPGSFPGAATSTPATQIPPTLSVRQGTSISVFVARDLDFTTVEVRR
- a CDS encoding TrbG/VirB9 family P-type conjugative transfer protein; this translates as MIARSLGLLLMLFATGAQAQVRPQPSGGDQRMQVVDYRRDQVVQIEGAPGYQVLIALAPDERIQNVALGDSGAWQVVTSQGGNMLFVRPTQDGISTNMTVITSARFYAFDLVPVAYGSPPYEVRFNYPADTADAVLGGLSAMGEPVGSYRLSGTRALWPVAIHDDGTKTYIDWPADTPLPAAFIIDEYGRERLANGNMRGGLYVIDSVHQQLLFRIDQKTARAKRYIPKDKAR
- a CDS encoding type IV secretion system protein, with the protein product MKKSAEEALDAYYAEADSWAKDRTDALRSSRRTAWWVAGAAATVAVFEALALLFLTPLKTVEPYTLLVDRQTGFVQQLKPLEPQTISRDRALTQSFLVQYVIAREGFDIDLLQNDYRKVALWSDGAAREDYLSEIQVSNPESPLVRLPRSSLIDVEVKSVTPLSEGTAMIRYDTRRRDANGHVYPAEPWVTVARFSYSGEPMSAADRMINPLGFKVTSYRKSAEALAVPEPAAVTAPAAATVVADPRTTSAAASGLARP
- a CDS encoding type IV secretion system protein, with product MASICDSIPSPESFAPSAIRFLDCQAQLLGAEGYKALAAPGSTASILLTGMTTLLIAFIGYRMLFGQTPTIREGVLTFVKIGVVLVLATSWPAYQAIVYNIILHSPAELVSAIGAPTNLPGSGGGLVARVDAVDQALKILAIDGVGAPPMGPDGRPLIPSVAPSPFLGFDNFALGFSRVIFLVSTVGAFAIVRIAAALLLALAPLFAAFLLFDGTRGLFEGWLKAILGTALGSLAIAVTLGLELAFMEPWLAELLARRAGELDVMGAPAQLLAATTIFAIALAGVTWLTARIAMSLRIPAWLKAFPASWQEDQRGRSEASRPATAAHPPIESRSRAAAIADAVAINERREAAAADAGGGSRALHIARSAGRSDAGERYDRREALSSAGRRTRQRISSRAIARDKRL
- a CDS encoding VirB4 family type IV secretion/conjugal transfer ATPase; the protein is MQLLPALTSSPKVVAREAPAGKHLPYSHHVDGHTVATRDGLLMQFIAMRGLLFETADTEEINYRKRLRDAMLQAIGSSRFALYHHIVRRRVEVGLDGKFDDAFSAKLDAAWQKRLDRRELFVNDLYLTLIRRPLQGRVGLLDSLRDKLSRTSSPVEVAAQDLRQLDAAREALMAALGSYEPTLLKVYDSEAGPCSEPLEFLSTLYNGEDRPILLPTQDAGAYLPDRRISFGQEAIELAPAGRADRGYVGIVSIKDYPGQTSPGMFDELYRLPFELTVSQSFGFIERQAALGRMNLTLRRMRSAEDEALSLRSELSNAKDEVAAGRSGFGEHHMTITIRGSSLEEVDAGVAEVQAALADLGIIAVREEIALEPAFWAQFPGNFKYIARRGLVSTGNFAGLASGHNFALGQARGNHWGEAVTLLETTAAGPYFFNFHQGDLGNFTVIGPSGSGKTVALNFLLAQARKFDPRIVFFDKDRGGELFIRAIGGRYDVLRPGTPSGLNPLQLEDNAANRQFLIDWLALLAGGADVEELGQIKDAIDANYAQPPHHRRLRHIVELFRGGHRPHAEDLWSRLRPWWGEGERGWLFDNEVDETDLSARSVGFDMTQILDDPAVRTPAMMYLFHRVEERLDGSPAIIVVDEGWKALDDDVFVRRIKDWEKTIRKRNGIVGFATQSAQDALESRIASAIIEQAATQIFMANPKARADDYVDGFGLTPHEYELVRSLPDSAHCFLVKHGNESVVVRLDMTGERELLTILSGRERTVRILDELRAEHGDAPEGWYAPLMERA
- a CDS encoding type IV secretion system protein VirB3 — encoded protein: MNGVERDAVFVALTRPQMFAGVTYSYFVANAVIATELFLVFKSIWALVIALIIHFAGVLLCLREPRFFDLWLAKVGRCPRVRNHSIWQCNSYRP
- a CDS encoding TrbC/VirB2 family protein, producing the protein MRTRIAGLAGFMAGLFHAATAQAQELADPAGSGVLVSAVRWLEGTLLGTVATVVAVIAVATVGFLMLTGRINWRYGATVIVGCFILFGAASIVAGIQSTANLGR
- a CDS encoding TrbC/VirB2 family protein, whose translation is MPLTEPPTHSPIAEGMMWAQGAALGSTATMFAVIAVAAIGLLMLSGRLELRRGITVVVGCFILFGASSIATALNGLAGAGSDGDRRTNTDLGQLPSHLQSHLPPSAYDPYAGASVPIARN